The Thermococcus sp. EP1 genome has a segment encoding these proteins:
- a CDS encoding DUF4443 domain-containing protein, which produces MDWKRGAYPEFKMEDVLITLFLVKTPKGRKQISEELSLGEGTVRTLLKKLAASGLIESQQKGHFLSEEGIKVVNEISTLFSEPVEIESIEGFPACALIVKNPPEFKSIELRDEAIRFFAKGAMILLCSGGEVIFPEDGRPLKDTLPEIDREVKRLPLKDGDLIVITWAESRTNAIKSAIHVAVVLKEDSLPSEIRKLAE; this is translated from the coding sequence ACTCTTTTTGGTAAAGACTCCAAAAGGTCGTAAACAGATTTCTGAGGAATTAAGTCTTGGAGAAGGCACTGTTAGAACCCTTTTAAAGAAACTTGCTGCTTCGGGCTTGATTGAGTCCCAACAAAAAGGTCATTTTCTGAGTGAGGAAGGAATTAAAGTTGTAAACGAGATTTCTACTCTTTTTTCAGAACCCGTTGAGATAGAATCTATAGAAGGCTTCCCTGCATGTGCTCTCATTGTGAAGAATCCTCCTGAGTTTAAGAGTATAGAGTTGAGAGATGAAGCTATTAGATTTTTTGCAAAAGGAGCCATGATTTTACTCTGTTCTGGGGGAGAAGTGATATTTCCTGAGGACGGGAGGCCCTTAAAGGACACACTCCCTGAGATAGATAGAGAAGTGAAGAGACTACCTCTTAAAGATGGAGACTTAATCGTAATAACATGGGCAGAAAGTAGAACAAATGCTATTAAGAGCGCTATTCATGTAGCGGTGGTTTTAAAAGAGGATTCGTTGCCCAGTGAGATCAGAAAACTGGCAGAATAA
- a CDS encoding RNA-binding protein: MKIKHPLSKKEVKRIIEDMSKIFGNEVAKKLISKNDQVLIGEFDKKTQILFVNKKPRFIKREDLIFPLVIALYEISNVEDLRKWKRRVVVDQGAVPYILNGADVMAPGIVDADEEIKEGDFVFIVEEQYGRPLAIGIALLDGKTMKEKKKGKAVKVIHHAKDKIWELTVL; encoded by the coding sequence ATGAAGATAAAGCATCCCTTAAGTAAAAAGGAAGTTAAGAGGATAATAGAAGATATGAGTAAAATTTTTGGAAATGAGGTAGCAAAGAAGCTGATATCTAAGAATGATCAGGTTCTAATAGGAGAATTCGATAAAAAAACTCAGATACTCTTTGTTAACAAAAAACCGCGGTTTATAAAGAGGGAAGACCTTATTTTCCCCTTGGTTATAGCCTTGTATGAAATCTCAAATGTGGAGGATCTGAGGAAATGGAAACGTAGAGTAGTTGTAGATCAAGGAGCAGTACCCTATATTCTAAATGGGGCTGATGTCATGGCTCCGGGTATAGTAGATGCAGATGAAGAAATAAAAGAGGGGGATTTCGTTTTTATTGTAGAGGAACAATATGGAAGACCTTTAGCTATTGGAATAGCTTTATTAGATGGAAAAACTATGAAGGAAAAGAAAAAAGGAAAAGCTGTGAAAGTGATACATCATGCAAAGGATAAAATTTGGGAGTTGACGGTGTTATGA
- a CDS encoding adenylyltransferase/cytidyltransferase family protein, whose translation MTEKKKIRVVTGGVFDILHVGHIHFLQHAKELGDELIVIVAHDKTVEERKGRAPINSMYERAEVLKALKMVDDVVIGKPDCISFELVKKLNPDIIALGPDQNFDINVLKEELKKNGINAEVIRIPYSYKSDIAKTSKIIQKIVEIFCE comes from the coding sequence ATGACGGAAAAGAAGAAGATTAGAGTGGTTACAGGTGGAGTTTTTGATATCCTGCATGTGGGTCATATCCATTTTTTGCAGCATGCAAAAGAACTTGGCGATGAACTTATAGTGATAGTGGCACATGATAAAACTGTTGAGGAAAGAAAAGGTAGGGCGCCTATAAATTCTATGTATGAGAGAGCAGAGGTCTTAAAGGCTCTTAAAATGGTGGATGATGTTGTTATTGGGAAACCTGATTGTATAAGTTTTGAGTTAGTTAAAAAGCTAAATCCCGATATTATTGCTTTGGGACCAGATCAGAATTTCGATATTAATGTTCTTAAAGAAGAGCTAAAAAAGAATGGTATTAACGCTGAGGTTATAAGAATCCCCTACTCCTATAAAAGCGACATTGCTAAAACTAGTAAAATAATTCAAAAAATAGTAGAGATATTTTGCGAGTGA